GCCGTATTTTGTCGCGCGCGACGTGCCCTGCGAGATGTGTGAGGACATTCCCTGCGTTGTGGCCTGCCCGAGCGGTGCGCTCGATCCCCAACTGAGCGATATCGACCAGGCGCGGATGGGGCTGGCGGTGCTGCTGGATCATGAGAACTGCCTTAACTGGCAGGGGCTGCGCTGCGATGTCTGCTACCGCGTCTGCCCGCAGATTGACGCCGCCATCACGCTGGAGCTGCAGCGCAACCCGCGTACCGGCAAGCATGCGCTGTTTTTACCCACGGTGCACAGCGAGGCCTGTACCGGCTGCGGCAAGTGTGAGCAGGCCTGCGTGCTGGAGGAAGCGGCGATTAAAGTGCTGCCGCTGTCGCTGGCGCGCGGCCAGCTGGGCGGTCATTACCGCTGGGGCTGGCAGGAGAAACAGCGCGCCGGTCAGGCGCTGGTGCCGGAAGGCGGACAGTTGCCGGCGCACGGCGTCGGGGAGGGGAAATAATGGCGAATCCGGTTGCTCAGGCCGGCCGCGATGCGCGTCTGCGTCACGGCTGGTGGCGCAGTCACCGCTTTTTGATCCTGCGGCGCTGCAGTCAGCTGTTGATTTTACTGACGTTTCTGTCCGGCCCGCTGTGGGGCGTGTGGATCCTGCGCGGCAACTACAGCGCCAGCTTGCTGCTTGACACTGTGCCGCTCACCGATCCGCTGATGATGCTGGAAAGTCTGCTGGCCGGGCAGTGGCCGGCCTGGCTGGCCTGGGTCGGCGCGGCGGTGGTGCTGACGTACGGGTTGATCGGCAACCGGGTGTTCTGCGGCTGGGTATGCCCGCTGAATCCGCTGACCGATCTGGCGGCCTGGCTGCGGCGACGGCTGGGGCTGCGCCAGTCCGCCACGCTGTCGCGCCGGCTGCGCTACGGCATTTTGCTGATGGTGCTGGCGGGCAGCGCGCTCAGCGGCAGCCTGCTGTGGGAGTGGGTCAACCCGGTGGCGCTCACCGGACGCGGCCTGATTCACGGTGTCGCCGGCGATGCCGCCGGTTGGCTGTGCGGGTTGGCGGCGGCGTTTGGTGCCGGCATCTGGCTGCTGCTGGCGCTGTTTCTGTTCGACCTGCTGGTGGTGGAGCACGGCTGGTGCGGCCACCTGTGTCCGGTCGGCGCGATGTACGGCGTGATTGGCAGCCAGGGGGTGATGCAGGTCAGCGCGCAGCGGCGGGAGCAATGCACCCGCTGTATGGACTGTTTTCACGTCTGTCCTGAGGCGCAGATACTGCGCGAACCGCTGTTGTCGCCTGACGCCCCGCCGCAGGTGGCCAGCGATGCCTGCATTGCTTGCGGGCGCTGCATCGATGTCTGTGCGGAAAACGTATTCACAATAACAAGCAAATTTCATTCTTCGGGAGCCAAAAAATGAAAAGCACCGTACTGAAAAAGCGCGGGGCCCTGTGGGCGGCGCTGATGTCTCTGGCCGTGGCAGGTTTCGCCTTTGCCGCCACCGATGTCGATCTCAGTCAGTCGCCGGAGGTATCCGCCACCGCCGAAGGGCAGATCAAAATGCCCAAGCAGCAAGAGCGCATGGCGCTGAACTACGTCAATCAGCCGCCGATGATCCCGCACAGCATCGACGGCTACCAGGTGAGTAAAAACACCAATCGCTGCCTGCAGTGTCACGGCGTTGAGCACTACCGCACCACCGGCGCGCCGCGTATCAGCCCGACGCACTTTATCGACAGCGACGGCAGGGTGCGCGGCGACGTCGCGCCGCGTCGCTATTTCTGTCTGCAGTGCCACGTACCGCAAACCGACGCGGCGCCGATTGTCGGCAATAATTTTGAGCCGTTGCCAGGCTTTGGCAAATAACCGGAGGAACTATGGCCGAACGTAATACTGATAAAAAACCGGGGCCGATCCGCCGTTTGTGGCAATGGTGGCGCAGGTCAAGCCGGCTGGCGCTGGGCACCTTGCTGTTGCTGGGGTTTGTCGCCGGGATCCTGTTCTGGGGCGGTTTCAACACCGGGATGGAGGTGGCGAACACCGAGCAGTTCTGCATCAGCTGCCATGAAATGCGTGAAAACGTGTACGAAGAGTATATGGAGACCGTGCACTACAACAACCGCAGCGGGGTGCGCGCCACCTGCCCGGATTGTCACGTGCCGCATGAGTGGGGGCCGAAAATGCTGCGTAAGCTGAAGGCCAGTAAAGAGTTGTATGCTAAAATATTCGGCCTGATTGACACGCC
The nucleotide sequence above comes from Serratia rhizosphaerae. Encoded proteins:
- the napH gene encoding quinol dehydrogenase ferredoxin subunit NapH → MANPVAQAGRDARLRHGWWRSHRFLILRRCSQLLILLTFLSGPLWGVWILRGNYSASLLLDTVPLTDPLMMLESLLAGQWPAWLAWVGAAVVLTYGLIGNRVFCGWVCPLNPLTDLAAWLRRRLGLRQSATLSRRLRYGILLMVLAGSALSGSLLWEWVNPVALTGRGLIHGVAGDAAGWLCGLAAAFGAGIWLLLALFLFDLLVVEHGWCGHLCPVGAMYGVIGSQGVMQVSAQRREQCTRCMDCFHVCPEAQILREPLLSPDAPPQVASDACIACGRCIDVCAENVFTITSKFHSSGAKK
- the napG gene encoding ferredoxin-type protein NapG, producing the protein MSRQRDKAPARRRFLRDAARSAAGLAGIAALLGLQQHQSQARDGLALRPPGALAEGDFVNACIRCGQCVQACPYQTLKLATLLSPLAAGTPYFVARDVPCEMCEDIPCVVACPSGALDPQLSDIDQARMGLAVLLDHENCLNWQGLRCDVCYRVCPQIDAAITLELQRNPRTGKHALFLPTVHSEACTGCGKCEQACVLEEAAIKVLPLSLARGQLGGHYRWGWQEKQRAGQALVPEGGQLPAHGVGEGK
- the napB gene encoding nitrate reductase cytochrome c-type subunit, with the protein product MKSTVLKKRGALWAALMSLAVAGFAFAATDVDLSQSPEVSATAEGQIKMPKQQERMALNYVNQPPMIPHSIDGYQVSKNTNRCLQCHGVEHYRTTGAPRISPTHFIDSDGRVRGDVAPRRYFCLQCHVPQTDAAPIVGNNFEPLPGFGK
- the napC gene encoding cytochrome c-type protein NapC encodes the protein MAERNTDKKPGPIRRLWQWWRRSSRLALGTLLLLGFVAGILFWGGFNTGMEVANTEQFCISCHEMRENVYEEYMETVHYNNRSGVRATCPDCHVPHEWGPKMLRKLKASKELYAKIFGLIDTPQKFESHRLAMASNEWARMKANNSQECRNCHNFEYMDFTAQKTVAAKMHDKAIGEGKTCIDCHKGIAHKLPDMRDVPNGF